A genome region from Clostridium pasteurianum includes the following:
- a CDS encoding MTH1187 family thiamine-binding protein → MAIAEATIFPVGTESTSLSSYVAACEKVLQDETRIKYQLTPMGTIFEGDLDVILEVIRKMHEVPFENGAKRVETYIKIDDRRDKKATMDQKINSVKEKLK, encoded by the coding sequence ATGGCAATTGCAGAAGCAACAATATTTCCAGTTGGGACAGAATCAACAAGCTTAAGTAGTTATGTTGCAGCTTGTGAAAAAGTGTTACAAGATGAAACTAGAATAAAATATCAGCTTACCCCTATGGGAACAATTTTTGAGGGAGATCTTGATGTGATTTTAGAAGTTATAAGAAAGATGCATGAGGTTCCTTTTGAGAATGGAGCTAAAAGAGTAGAAACTTATATAAAAATTGACGATAGAAGAGATAAAAAAGCAACCATGGATCAAAAAATAAATTCTGTGAAGGAAAAATTAAAATAA
- a CDS encoding carbohydrate-binding protein, with amino-acid sequence MNTNKKFLSLFLSLLVSFLLMGTTFTNNVKADTQPPVQLYYGQYLQTAIWDGSCYEYSSTGYIAVQKSSSSKNITVHYSTDNGANWKDINATYVKDNPSDGCELWKFNLDNLSSPVSVQFAIKYECNGITYWDNNQGKNYFLSPTNTSVFGKSQLYTGVSYWYDGSHVGGDITLNNIGNPKVVKVRYSYDNWATFSETNATYVNTSQDNSADYWSYNIPSNPSAKQVSFAVCYTVNGIEYWDNNFGDNYNLKLK; translated from the coding sequence ATGAACACAAACAAAAAATTTTTGAGTTTATTCCTATCGCTTCTTGTTTCCTTCCTTCTAATGGGCACTACATTTACTAATAATGTAAAAGCTGACACTCAACCGCCTGTACAATTATATTACGGACAATACTTGCAAACAGCCATATGGGATGGATCTTGTTATGAATATTCTTCTACTGGATATATAGCTGTGCAAAAATCTTCTTCTTCAAAAAACATTACTGTACATTATTCCACAGATAATGGTGCAAATTGGAAAGATATAAATGCAACTTATGTTAAAGATAACCCTAGTGATGGATGTGAATTATGGAAATTTAATTTGGACAACCTTTCTAGTCCTGTATCAGTACAATTTGCTATAAAATATGAATGTAACGGTATAACTTATTGGGATAATAATCAAGGAAAAAACTATTTTCTTAGTCCAACCAATACAAGTGTCTTTGGTAAAAGTCAGCTCTATACAGGTGTATCATATTGGTATGATGGAAGTCATGTCGGTGGGGATATAACTTTAAACAACATAGGCAATCCCAAAGTAGTAAAAGTAAGATATAGCTATGATAACTGGGCAACATTCTCAGAAACTAACGCCACTTATGTTAACACTTCTCAGGATAACTCTGCAGACTACTGGTCCTATAATATTCCATCAAATCCATCAGCAAAACAAGTATCATTTGCAGTATGTTACACAGTAAACGGAATAGAATATTGGGATAACAACTTTGGAGATAACTATAATTTAAAACTTAAATAA
- a CDS encoding methyl-accepting chemotaxis protein produces MKSIKNIKTKLILSMGFLALVICVGLGLVSFVNGSNALEKTLYKTLPKIAEQTAGNIEGRVKGNLDSLQSIAARSEIRDPNISWENKKSVLLDETKRTGSIRISIVDKNGNCSNPDGTSSDVSNREYFKKALSGQSNVSDPIISKTNGQLIVVYAVPIKNNNEIVGVLLETVDGNNLSELTNQVKVGTTGSAFMISKDGTTIASADKSKVLKMDNVFNDVKKDSELQGLANIQKNMTEGQKGLGEYTYNGTDKYVAYSPVKGTQWSVAIAVPKSEILSELDSLKVYIVVFSVIFMLIGLVVVTIVGNILSNAMKVTSKHLELLAQGDLSKEVSPKYLQLEDEVGDMARSMKIMQESLKKMIFKIKANSSDVNVQSENLSSVSDEIASSAQNVTEGITEIAKGTSSQAEDLVNVTDILNEFSGKLSKIINEIQDIDSQSREIGSMAKDSSSQMDELDTSVSKVSGLSMAFGGKISVLGKDVNKINEIINIINSIATQTNLLALNAAIEAARAGEAGKGFAVVAEEIRKLAEQSQKSAEEISNLISGISKSTSVIVKDSSEMGNEIKSQVKIIGMSIMSFEEIIEGINGIIPKIETVKNSADEVGKDKETILSRVNDISSVSTEVSASSEEISASSEEMSASTEEVAASALALNNATNEMIVEVNKFKI; encoded by the coding sequence ATGAAAAGTATAAAAAATATAAAAACAAAATTAATATTATCTATGGGATTTTTAGCATTAGTTATATGTGTGGGGTTAGGTTTGGTTTCGTTTGTAAACGGTTCAAATGCATTAGAGAAAACGTTATACAAAACACTTCCTAAAATTGCTGAACAAACAGCGGGAAATATTGAAGGAAGGGTTAAAGGTAATCTAGATTCACTACAATCTATTGCTGCAAGAAGTGAAATTAGAGATCCTAATATTTCATGGGAAAATAAAAAGTCAGTTCTTTTAGATGAAACTAAAAGAACTGGATCTATTAGAATAAGTATTGTAGACAAAAATGGAAACTGCAGTAATCCAGATGGAACATCTTCAGATGTATCGAATAGAGAATATTTTAAAAAAGCTTTATCTGGTCAAAGTAATGTTTCTGATCCTATTATAAGTAAAACTAATGGGCAATTAATAGTTGTATATGCAGTACCTATTAAAAATAATAATGAAATTGTAGGAGTGCTACTTGAAACAGTTGATGGCAATAATTTAAGTGAGCTGACTAATCAGGTTAAGGTTGGTACAACAGGTAGTGCATTTATGATATCAAAGGATGGAACAACTATTGCAAGTGCAGATAAAAGTAAGGTTTTAAAAATGGATAATGTATTTAATGATGTAAAAAAGGATTCTGAACTTCAGGGGCTGGCAAATATTCAAAAGAACATGACGGAAGGTCAAAAAGGTTTAGGCGAATATACATATAATGGAACCGACAAATATGTGGCATATTCTCCAGTTAAGGGAACCCAATGGTCTGTGGCAATTGCTGTGCCTAAAAGTGAAATATTATCAGAGTTAGATAGTCTTAAAGTTTATATTGTAGTATTCTCTGTAATATTTATGTTGATAGGGTTAGTGGTTGTTACTATAGTTGGAAACATTTTGTCTAACGCAATGAAAGTAACTTCAAAACATTTGGAACTATTAGCCCAAGGAGATTTATCAAAGGAAGTTTCACCAAAATATTTGCAGTTAGAAGATGAAGTTGGTGATATGGCTCGATCAATGAAAATTATGCAGGAATCATTAAAAAAGATGATTTTCAAAATAAAAGCAAATTCTTCAGATGTTAATGTACAGTCAGAGAATTTATCTTCTGTTTCAGATGAGATAGCTAGTTCTGCACAAAATGTAACAGAAGGTATAACTGAAATTGCAAAAGGTACAAGCTCACAGGCTGAGGATTTAGTAAATGTAACGGATATACTTAATGAATTTAGCGGTAAACTATCTAAGATAATTAATGAAATACAGGATATAGATTCACAGTCTAGAGAAATTGGATCAATGGCAAAAGACAGCAGCAGTCAAATGGACGAATTAGACACGTCAGTTAGTAAAGTAAGCGGATTATCTATGGCATTTGGCGGGAAGATTAGTGTACTTGGTAAAGATGTAAATAAAATAAATGAAATTATAAATATTATAAATAGTATTGCAACGCAAACAAATTTATTAGCGCTTAATGCAGCCATTGAGGCGGCAAGAGCAGGAGAGGCAGGAAAAGGATTTGCTGTAGTTGCCGAGGAAATAAGGAAACTTGCTGAACAGTCTCAAAAATCAGCAGAAGAAATAAGTAATTTAATTAGTGGAATATCTAAAAGTACAAGTGTTATAGTCAAGGATTCTTCTGAAATGGGCAATGAAATTAAAAGTCAAGTTAAGATTATAGGTATGTCAATAATGTCCTTTGAAGAGATTATAGAGGGCATAAATGGTATAATTCCTAAAATTGAAACAGTTAAAAATTCAGCTGATGAGGTGGGTAAGGATAAAGAAACTATTTTAAGTAGAGTAAATGATATATCATCAGTTTCAACTGAAGTGTCAGCATCTTCAGAGGAAATTTCAGCATCTTCAGAGGAAATGAGTGCATCTACAGAAGAGGTAGCAGCATCAGCTTTAGCACTTAACAATGCGACTAATGAAATGATTGTTGAAGTTAATAAATTTAAAATATAG
- the thiE gene encoding thiamine phosphate synthase translates to MKFDKKDLLLYAVTDRAWLHDETLYSQVKKTLEGGVTFVQLREKELEYEKFLEEAVQIKELCREYNVPFVIDDNVDIAIKVNADGVHVGQSDMEAGNVRKLIGGDKILGVSAHTVHEAVLAEKRGADYLGVGAVFPTSSKADAIDVSYDELKAICEAVNIPVVAIGGITKENVTKLKGTGICGISVISALFAQKDIKNAAVTLKNITEKTLQSNNALKH, encoded by the coding sequence ATGAAATTCGATAAAAAGGACTTATTGCTGTACGCTGTGACTGACAGAGCATGGCTCCATGATGAAACTTTGTATAGTCAGGTTAAAAAGACATTGGAGGGTGGAGTAACCTTTGTACAGCTAAGGGAAAAAGAACTTGAGTATGAAAAGTTTCTTGAAGAGGCAGTTCAAATAAAGGAACTCTGCAGGGAGTATAATGTGCCTTTTGTAATTGATGATAACGTGGATATTGCCATAAAAGTAAACGCTGATGGAGTACACGTTGGACAGAGCGATATGGAAGCAGGGAATGTGCGTAAACTAATAGGAGGGGACAAAATTCTTGGAGTTTCTGCACATACTGTTCATGAAGCCGTACTGGCCGAAAAACGAGGGGCAGATTATCTTGGAGTAGGTGCAGTTTTTCCTACAAGCTCTAAGGCTGATGCTATTGACGTAAGTTATGATGAACTTAAGGCAATATGCGAAGCTGTAAATATCCCTGTTGTTGCCATAGGAGGAATTACAAAAGAAAATGTAACAAAGCTTAAAGGAACAGGCATATGTGGTATATCTGTAATAAGTGCGCTATTTGCACAGAAGGATATAAAAAATGCAGCGGTTACATTGAAAAATATTACAGAGAAGACGTTGCAAAGTAACAATGCTTTGAAACATTAA
- the thiM gene encoding hydroxyethylthiazole kinase, with protein sequence MLSKCIENVRSSMPLVHNITNYVTVNDVANVLLACGGSPIMSDDADDVEDITSICGGLNINIGTLNKRTIPSMLLAGKKSNELGHKVLLDPVGAGASKLRTDTAIKLMKEIKFDVIRGNISEIKTLALGSGSTKGVDADVSDAVTENNLNSAVKFVKDFAKKTGSIIAVTGVIDLIADKDKCYVTRNGRHEMSRITGTGCQLSGMMTAFLVANPDNELEAAAAAVCTMGLAGEIGWSNMQPSDGNATYRNRIIDAIYNMNGQTLERGAKYEIR encoded by the coding sequence ATGCTTAGTAAATGTATTGAAAATGTTCGAAGCAGTATGCCGCTAGTACACAATATTACAAATTATGTGACAGTTAATGATGTTGCAAACGTTCTTCTTGCATGCGGAGGAAGTCCTATTATGTCAGATGATGCAGATGATGTAGAGGATATCACATCAATATGCGGAGGACTGAATATAAATATAGGAACTTTAAATAAGAGAACAATTCCTTCTATGCTTTTAGCTGGTAAAAAATCTAATGAGCTTGGTCATAAAGTTTTGCTTGATCCTGTAGGAGCAGGTGCAAGTAAGCTTAGAACGGATACAGCCATAAAGCTAATGAAAGAAATAAAATTTGATGTAATTAGAGGAAACATATCCGAAATTAAAACACTTGCCCTAGGCAGTGGAAGCACAAAGGGAGTAGATGCCGACGTATCAGATGCTGTTACAGAGAACAATCTTAATAGTGCAGTTAAATTTGTAAAAGATTTTGCTAAAAAAACCGGAAGTATTATAGCGGTGACTGGTGTAATTGATTTAATTGCGGACAAAGATAAATGCTATGTAACTAGAAACGGGAGACATGAAATGAGCAGAATTACAGGTACAGGTTGTCAGCTTTCAGGCATGATGACAGCTTTTCTTGTGGCAAACCCAGATAATGAGCTTGAGGCTGCTGCTGCAGCTGTTTGCACAATGGGATTAGCTGGTGAAATAGGATGGAGCAATATGCAGCCATCAGATGGCAATGCAACTTACCGCAATAGAATTATTGACGCTATTTACAATATGAATGGACAAACATTGGAAAGAGGCGCAAAATATGAAATTCGATAA